A part of Limihaloglobus sulfuriphilus genomic DNA contains:
- a CDS encoding nitroreductase family protein translates to MNKTINTREIQADTDPIFPSRWSPRSFSDKAVDSKLIEGLFEAARWATSCYNDQPWRFVYAVDQPHRQKYAEALVEQNRVWAAKAPVIGFVLCTKNFSQTGKPNRHAAFDAGSAWMSLALQAHLSGLYAHGMAGFIMDKAYEVTGADREKYDIMAAFVVGYKGDPEDLPEQYRDMESPNTRIDLKEIMFENQI, encoded by the coding sequence ATGAACAAAACAATTAACACTCGTGAGATACAGGCGGATACAGACCCGATTTTCCCGTCGAGGTGGTCGCCGAGGTCCTTTTCAGACAAAGCAGTAGATAGTAAACTCATCGAAGGCCTTTTTGAAGCGGCAAGGTGGGCAACATCCTGTTATAATGATCAGCCCTGGAGATTTGTTTACGCGGTTGATCAGCCGCACAGGCAGAAGTACGCCGAGGCTCTCGTTGAGCAAAACAGAGTCTGGGCGGCCAAGGCACCGGTAATTGGTTTTGTTCTGTGTACGAAAAACTTCAGCCAGACCGGTAAACCCAACCGCCACGCGGCCTTCGATGCCGGCTCGGCGTGGATGTCGCTGGCGCTGCAGGCTCACCTCTCAGGCCTCTATGCCCACGGTATGGCAGGCTTTATCATGGACAAGGCCTATGAAGTTACCGGTGCGGACAGAGAAAAATATGACATTATGGCGGCCTTTGTTGTCGGTTATAAAGGTGATCCGGAGGACTTGCCCGAACAATACCGTGACATGGAATCGCCCAATACACGCATAGATTTAAAAGAAATTATGTTTGAAAATCAGATTTAA
- a CDS encoding sulfatase-like hydrolase/transferase → MNRRNFLKYVSIAGASLGLSGCAVKQFSFGPRQRKPNIIVIFADDLGYGDIGPYGHPTIATPNLDRMAEQGQKWTSFYAAAPVCSPSRSALMTGRYPIRLGTDESVFFEWSADGLPTEEVTIAQALKNAGYATGCVGKWHLGHLSRFLPTNRGFDEYYGIPYSNDMRVDPNMKVAKDVNFRESATLEKMRNPENRKGGWVPLMEGEEVVEYPCDQTTLTGRYTQRCVDFIKKNSDNPFFLYMAHSFPHVPLFASEEFSGKSRRGLYGDVVEELDASVGRILDTLHEQELENDTLVVFTSDNGPWLSKFEQGGSAGLLRGGKGQTYEGGMREPGIFYWPGRIAAGSVVMDIGTTMDLYKTFCSLACAKTPDGVQLDSFDLSPALFGSGSSPRKTFFYYRYREIYAVRHGEWKLHFITQGAYRQGEPKTVHNPPLLYHLGHDPSEKYNVAKDNPEVVEEIKQIAKEHSESFVPGESRYKKRFDWKDS, encoded by the coding sequence ATGAACAGAAGAAATTTTTTAAAGTATGTCAGTATCGCCGGCGCATCACTTGGCTTATCCGGCTGTGCTGTAAAACAGTTCTCGTTTGGCCCCCGGCAGCGAAAACCCAATATCATTGTTATCTTTGCCGATGACCTCGGTTACGGCGATATTGGTCCCTACGGCCATCCGACTATCGCCACACCGAATCTGGACAGAATGGCTGAGCAGGGGCAGAAATGGACGAGCTTTTACGCCGCCGCACCGGTATGCTCCCCAAGCAGGTCGGCTCTGATGACAGGCCGCTACCCGATACGTCTGGGTACAGACGAGAGTGTTTTCTTTGAATGGTCGGCAGACGGACTTCCGACAGAAGAGGTAACAATCGCTCAAGCGTTGAAAAATGCCGGCTACGCTACCGGCTGTGTCGGCAAATGGCATCTTGGGCATCTGAGCAGATTTCTGCCGACAAACCGCGGCTTTGATGAGTATTACGGCATTCCCTATTCAAATGATATGCGTGTCGATCCGAATATGAAGGTCGCGAAAGATGTCAATTTCAGAGAGTCCGCGACGCTTGAAAAGATGCGGAATCCCGAAAACAGAAAGGGCGGCTGGGTCCCCTTGATGGAGGGTGAAGAAGTCGTTGAATATCCATGTGACCAGACCACTCTTACCGGCAGATATACCCAACGGTGTGTGGATTTTATCAAAAAGAACAGTGACAACCCTTTCTTTTTGTATATGGCGCATAGTTTTCCCCATGTTCCCCTGTTTGCCTCTGAAGAGTTTTCAGGCAAGAGCCGGCGGGGTCTTTATGGCGATGTTGTCGAGGAGCTTGATGCTTCAGTCGGCAGGATTCTGGATACTCTGCATGAGCAAGAGCTTGAAAATGATACACTTGTGGTTTTCACCTCCGATAACGGCCCATGGCTGAGCAAGTTTGAGCAGGGCGGCAGTGCAGGTCTGCTTCGCGGCGGCAAGGGGCAGACTTACGAAGGCGGCATGAGAGAGCCGGGGATATTCTACTGGCCCGGGCGTATTGCCGCGGGAAGTGTGGTAATGGATATCGGCACGACAATGGATCTTTACAAAACATTCTGCTCGCTCGCGTGTGCGAAAACCCCCGATGGCGTGCAGTTGGATTCGTTTGATCTTTCGCCGGCACTTTTCGGCTCCGGCAGCTCACCCCGAAAGACTTTCTTCTATTACCGTTACAGGGAAATTTACGCAGTCCGGCACGGTGAGTGGAAGCTGCACTTCATAACACAGGGTGCTTACCGCCAGGGTGAGCCCAAGACCGTTCATAACCCGCCGCTGCTCTACCATCTTGGCCATGACCCGAGCGAGAAATATAACGTCGCCAAGGATAACCCCGAAGTGGTAGAAGAGATAAAACAAATCGCCAAAGAGCATTCAGAGTCATTTGTTCCCGGCGAAAGCAGATACAAAAAAAGATTTGACTGGAAAGACAGCTGA